The DNA region TTGGCGGGATGCTCGGAGGCGAGACGCGCGTTTTCCTTCATCTCGTTCCACAGCGCGGTGCCGGGCACGGCTGCGGTCAGCTCCACCGACCGGTCTTTGGCCTCGAGCAGACCGTCGCGCAGGCGGTGCATCCACTCCGCGGCCCCGGCTCGCTCATCGACATCCGTGAACAAATCGCGGATCATTCCGCTGAGGGCCTCCACGATCCCCGACTCCCACATCACGTGGAGCGGATAGATCTCGTTGGCCAGCAGCACGTCCCGAAAGGCCACGATCCGTCTCGCGACCGCCTGCTCGTCGTTGAGCCCGCCGTGGAGGTAGAGCAGCACCCGACGCTTGGACCACGTCCTCGTGGCGCCGGGAATGACCGCCTCGAAGAGGCGCGCGAGGTCCTGTTCAGTGGTCCAGTACGACCCCGAGGTGGACAATTCCCCGTTGTTCCCCACGTCGATGACGAAGGGTCGGATCGTCGCCAACGGAATGGCCTGGCTGGCGCGCTGCATCCCTTCGGTGGTGTCGGTCTCCCCGGCGGCCCACAGATCCACCGCCACCGGAACGCCGAGTTGCGCCACCCACACGTCGGTCGCGTGCAAGAGGTAGTCTTCGTACGGCAGCAGCGCGAATCCGTCGGCGCCCCACTTGCGCCCCCAGGAGTTCTGGACGATGAACCCCTGCCCGGTATACCCGACGATGGCCACCGCATGACCGCTGTCGGCCCGCCCTTTCCGGGCGATCACGGGCAGTTCGCGTTGCCGCACCATCCCGCCCGATCGGTACGAAAGCTTCACCGTGCGCGGGCCCGGCCGGTCCCACCCCCCGTGCACCATGAGGGTCGCGTACAGGATCCCGACTTCGTTCAGCGCCGCGTGCATGTCGCGCACCTGGCGGTGCATCACGCGATAATACGCGCCGCCCGGCGTTGCGAGCGCTTCGGTCGCGATCTCCGGCGTGAAGTGGTGCACGCCGCGCCGGTCTTTGGGCCAGGAGCGCTCGGCGCACACCCCGTGGCGCACCCACCCTTTCATGGTGCCGCGGGCCGACGAGCCTTCGTACTGTTCACCCGGCCACTCGTCGTATCGCCGCGCCAGCTCGTACAACATCCGAGGACTGACGCGCCTGACCACCTTTCGCTGGTGCAGCAGGAAATTGATCACCGCCGCCAGCGCATAGCCGGTGCAAGCGCCTTCGGCGCCTTGATCCAGGATCTCAGGCACGAGGTCGCAATTGATCAATTGGTCGGGAAGCGGAATCAGGCGGGGCTGATAGAACCAGTCACGGACGTCGACGCGATCCGGAAACGCGTCGAGGAGCCGTCCCGTTCGCTGCCCCGAGGACGGCGGGGTCTCCACTCGCGACCTCGCGCCCCGCGCGGCCGCTCGAGCGGGGCGGGAGCGGGATCGAGCCGACGCAGAACGGTGTTTGGCGGCCATGGGACTCCTTTTCCAGGTGGAACGAGCCGGCGATGAGTCGCACACCCACGGCAGGTAGCGGCAAGAGCATTAGCAAAGGCGGATTGCGAAGTCAAGCACGATTATTTCGGCCTGGAATATCTCCAGCGACGGAGGGGTGGCCCTTTCAGGCTGCTCAAAAAGCCCAGATGCAAGGCCGCAGGGAGGAGGAAACCGCAGCGTACTGGGAATTCCCTGGAGGTACGAAGCGTTCCCGGGGGATTGCGGTCGTACGTGAGGCGAGTGGCGCCACGAAGAAGTGGCGCCATGCTACGAGCGCCGCCGAGACGGTGAGGCGGCCGTGGCACCTTAAGGACCGAGAACGCAGCAGATGGGCTTTTTCAGCAGCCTGGCTAGGCGCAGAGCGGGAGCGGAGCCGCGGAGGCACTATCAATCACCTCCTGCAGCCTCGCCTCCACCCCGCAGTCGGTCCACCCCGCTCCGCGGACCGGGATGACCGCGAGCGCGGGACGCGTGAGCCCGGGGAGCCGCCGAAGAAAGGTCGACGAGAAATTCAGCGGCTGGACGGTTCGGTATACGTCGTCGACCTCGGCGGGCGTTCCTGTGCTGACCGCGAGGCGACGGAACGCCCCGGCGAGCACCGGAGCCACTTCCCGCACATACTCCCACAACACGCTGGCGCGAAAGACCATCACGAACGTGTTCCACAGCCCGCCGCGCTCGATCAGTTCCGCGGCCCGAACAGGCCCGGGCTTTTCCACGAACCGCGTCACGCTGCACACGCCGTCCGAGTCCGCAGGTCCGGGCAACACGTACCCGAAGTCCGCCGCGGGACCGATCGGCGGGACCGCTAGCAGTACGATACGAGACGACTGGCGCTCGACCGCCTCGTAGGCGCGATCGACCTGCGCCATAAACGCCTCGTCGTTCGCGATCGCATGGTCCGAGGGAAACACCGCCACCGTCGCGTCTCCGTACACCCGGCAGATACTGACCAGCGGCAAGAGCAGCCCGGGCGCCGTGTCCATGTTTTCGGGCTGCACCACCACGCTCCCGCCCGGACGATCCGCCAGTTGTCGCCACACTTCGGGGAACGCCAAGTGATCGCGACTGACCACGGTGAACAAACGGCGCGACGGGATGAGGCGCTCGGCGCGACGGAAGGTGTGTTCGAGCAGCGAGCCGGTCCCCGTGAAGTCAACGTACTGCTTGGGCAACGCGTCGCCTCGCAACCGTCGCACGAACGCCTGCAATCGCCGCCCGTCTCCCCCCGCCAACACAATTCCGCAGCGCACCGTGGCTCCCTCCGCGTCGCCCATGACTCCTCCCGTCTGATGGATGGAAAACAAAAATGATCGGTTCGACAAAAACAGCGAAGAAGGATAGCCGAGGGAAGAGGTTCTGTAAAACTAGACGATGAGATAATGCCAAACCGGCAGCACGACGACGCTCGCCAGCGTCGAGGCCGTCACGGTCATGGCGTACCTGGCGGTGTCCAACCCGTAGCGATCGCAAATCACTACGCCCAGCACCATGCTCGGCATCGCCGCCTCCAAGACCACGGCGCCCAGCAGGTCACCGTGAAGTCCCACCAACCCGGCCGCACCCCAGACCACCAGCGGCGCGATCAGGAAACGGATCAGCAGGACCGGAACAACCGCCGGCATCCGTTCGGCCCAGTCTTTGGGCCACTCCAGCGCCAAACCGATCGAGATGAGCATGAGCGGCACCACGCCGCCGGCGAGCCGGCCGAGCCCGTCGCCGACCGGATCCGGAATCGGTACGTGGAAGGCGCCGAGCCCGACCGCCGCGAGCGCGCTCCACAGCGCCGGCACCTTGGCCAAGCCCAGCAACGGGTGTTCAGCGTCCTCCGACCGGCCGTGGGCCCGCGCGACCAGGATGCCCACGGTCAACAACAACGGCGTGCACGCAAACAGGTCATACTGGATGGCCACGCTGCGCGCCCAAGGCCCGAACGCGCTCTCCAGCACCGGGAGCCCCAGGTAGGTCACGTTGCCGAACGCGGCGGCCAGCAACAGCGCGCCGGTGCTGCCACGCGGCGACGGTCGCACGCGGTACCACCCCCAACCCGCGGTCAAGCCCGCGACCACGCCGATCGCCGCCACCGTCGCCACACGGAGCGCGTCCGCGCCCAGCGGCGCCCGCCACAACACATCGAGCACCAAGGCGGGGAGGAACAGCACGTAGACCAAGCCGCTCAGCACGCGCCGCGCCGTGTTCGGATCGACTCCCCACGGCTTGAGCGCTCTCCACGCCGCACCGAACGCGATCAGTGCCGCGGTTTGCGCCAACACGCCGAACACGGTCAGCTCGACGCGTCGCGAATCGTTGCAAATATCAAACAACTGTTCACGAGACGCCTTGACGCGGTTGTTTCCCGCGTGCTATGAAACCAACCATACGCAACGAATAAAAGTTCACGGAACGCGGTTCATTCATCGGAAAGGACTCGATCTAAAGCAGACACAGTAGCAAACACCTTCCATCAGGGCAAACTGCCGGCGACGGCAGGACGCAAAGCACCGGATCTTCTGGAAGCGAAGACAGCCGGGCTACCGAGGTGGCAATAGTCGGATTCTAGATTATTGGCCTGTCGGGAGCCCGGCTTTGTTATTTCGGCTCCCGCGGTCGTTGTCGCGGGGAACGATGTACGACTGCTCGGAGATTCACAAGCTCCTGCACCCCTCCCTGGATCGGGAGCTGGACATCAAGGAATCCCTGCGCGTCCAGACCCATCTCAAAGATTGCGCCCCGTGCCGCGAACGGCTCCTCGATGAGCAGGAGCTCTTGACGCTCCTGCCGACGATCCTGGCTCCGAGCCCCGCCCCAACCACGCTGCGTCAGGCCGTCGATGACACGCTGTCCCGCGAGGTCCAACGCCTCGACCAGGCCAGGCGCCGGTGGCGGGCGCTCGCGTCTCCCGCCATGCTCGCGGCCCTTGCGCTCCTGGCGCTGTTTTTCGCCGTTCCCCGCCCGCACGTCCCGCAGGTGGTGAAGATCGCCCTGGCCTCACATCGCCTGTACATGAAAAACCCCTCGTTGTTGCAGATCAAGAGCGCCGACATTCCAGCCCTCACGCTCGCGCTCGAACACCGGCTGCCTTTCCCCATCCACATTCCACCCAATACCGGGGCCGATGTCCGCCTGGACGGCGCCG from Nitrospirota bacterium includes:
- a CDS encoding C1 family peptidase, giving the protein MAAKHRSASARSRSRPARAAARGARSRVETPPSSGQRTGRLLDAFPDRVDVRDWFYQPRLIPLPDQLINCDLVPEILDQGAEGACTGYALAAVINFLLHQRKVVRRVSPRMLYELARRYDEWPGEQYEGSSARGTMKGWVRHGVCAERSWPKDRRGVHHFTPEIATEALATPGGAYYRVMHRQVRDMHAALNEVGILYATLMVHGGWDRPGPRTVKLSYRSGGMVRQRELPVIARKGRADSGHAVAIVGYTGQGFIVQNSWGRKWGADGFALLPYEDYLLHATDVWVAQLGVPVAVDLWAAGETDTTEGMQRASQAIPLATIRPFVIDVGNNGELSTSGSYWTTEQDLARLFEAVIPGATRTWSKRRVLLYLHGGLNDEQAVARRIVAFRDVLLANEIYPLHVMWESGIVEALSGMIRDLFTDVDERAGAAEWMHRLRDGLLEAKDRSVELTAAVPGTALWNEMKENARLASEHPAKRGGMQMLARHGQAALKRAGESERRRWELHVVGHSAGSIFAAHALPHLIGLGVPVKSVHFMAPAITVALFKRLVLPFIREGRCPVPSLFLLGDEAERSDSVGPYGNSLLYLVSNAFEGRRGVPILGMEKFLGADEEVHRLVQRSVGGLPALVIAGRGQGAASMSRSTTHEGFDNDPFTLNSILRRILGGEPARAFTARDVQY
- a CDS encoding sugar phosphate nucleotidyltransferase — translated: MGDAEGATVRCGIVLAGGDGRRLQAFVRRLRGDALPKQYVDFTGTGSLLEHTFRRAERLIPSRRLFTVVSRDHLAFPEVWRQLADRPGGSVVVQPENMDTAPGLLLPLVSICRVYGDATVAVFPSDHAIANDEAFMAQVDRAYEAVERQSSRIVLLAVPPIGPAADFGYVLPGPADSDGVCSVTRFVEKPGPVRAAELIERGGLWNTFVMVFRASVLWEYVREVAPVLAGAFRRLAVSTGTPAEVDDVYRTVQPLNFSSTFLRRLPGLTRPALAVIPVRGAGWTDCGVEARLQEVIDSASAAPLPLCA
- a CDS encoding AEC family transporter, with the protein product MFDICNDSRRVELTVFGVLAQTAALIAFGAAWRALKPWGVDPNTARRVLSGLVYVLFLPALVLDVLWRAPLGADALRVATVAAIGVVAGLTAGWGWYRVRPSPRGSTGALLLAAAFGNVTYLGLPVLESAFGPWARSVAIQYDLFACTPLLLTVGILVARAHGRSEDAEHPLLGLAKVPALWSALAAVGLGAFHVPIPDPVGDGLGRLAGGVVPLMLISIGLALEWPKDWAERMPAVVPVLLIRFLIAPLVVWGAAGLVGLHGDLLGAVVLEAAMPSMVLGVVICDRYGLDTARYAMTVTASTLASVVVLPVWHYLIV
- a CDS encoding zf-HC2 domain-containing protein yields the protein MLFRLPRSLSRGTMYDCSEIHKLLHPSLDRELDIKESLRVQTHLKDCAPCRERLLDEQELLTLLPTILAPSPAPTTLRQAVDDTLSREVQRLDQARRRWRALASPAMLAALALLALFFAVPRPHVPQVVKIALASHRLYMKNPSLLQIKSADIPALTLALEHRLPFPIHIPPNTGADVRLDGADVRTAPIPSVVLAYRVNGSPVSLLITAPREIPVSNAETRTFKKTLFHSTSLEGLQVLQWSDHRHTYVLVACRTTPIDALPFAMLTADGS